The region CGGGCGGGTTGCCTTAGCTCCTGTGGTGATCCAGTCGGACGGCGCGCAGCACGACGTCGCTGACGTGGTGGGTGCTGATCGCCCCCGGGGGGCGCGGGCGGGTCTCGTTCACGTCGACGCGCCAGTCGCCCGAAGCCGTGATGGCGGCAGCGATCTCGTCGATGCCGACGTACGCCTGCGGGTCGTACATGTGGGTCTGCTCGCCGGGGTCCGCCGGCTGCTGGAGCCAGCTCAGGTCGTGGCCGACGACGAGCAGCGTCCCACCGACGGCCACGGCGTCGAGGAGGTTACGCAGTCCGCGCTGCTCGGGGGTGCGCTGGAACGAGCCGTACTGCAGGGAGACGAGGTCGTAGGTCTGGTCCGCGTACGCGGCGGGGTCGTTGGCGTCGCGGTGCAGCGTGCGCACGTCGAGCCCACGACGTTCCGCTTCGGCCCGGATGCGGTCGAGTGCCGTGGCGGAGACGTCGGAGGCGGTCACCTGCCAGCCGCGTTCGGCCAGCCAGAGCGCGTCGGCTCCCTCACCCGCGCCGACGTCGAGCGCCCGCCCCGGGGGCAGGTCCGCCACCTCCGCCACGAGGGTGCCGTTCGGGTTGGCGCTCCACACCCGCTCCTGGTCCCCGTAGCGGCTGTCCCACTCGATCGCGACGCCGGAGGGGCGGGCACCCGCCGTGATGTCCTCGGCGGCGAGGCTGAAAGCGATCTGGGCGCCGATCCAGCTACCGTTCGCCGCGGACTGCAGGACCTGGCCGCTCGGGTCGGTCAGGTTCCCGGCGGCGAAGACGCCCTCCACGCTGGTACGTCCGGCGGGGTCGACCGCGACGAGGTCACCGAGTCCGCTGGGGTGGGCGGTGGTGTCGACGCCGAGCCCGGCGAGCATCTCGACCCGGGGACGGAACCGGCCCCCGGTGAGGATCGCGTCGGCCGGCAGGCTGTGACCGTCGGCAAGCTCGACGACGAGTGACCCGTCCGCGTCGGCGTCGGTCAACCGGCGCACCGCACTCTCGACCACCGGGACCCCGGAGGCGACGAGGGTCTTTACCGCGTCCGGGTCGATCCCCGTCGCGTCATGCAGCACCACTGTCAACCGATCGGTCAGGTGCCGCATCAGTGGAGTCGGATGCAGTCCCATCGGCGACGTGACGATCTGCACGACCCGCAGGTCGCGGGCCTCCCAGCCGTGGCAGAACGGGCAGTTGAACACCTGAGCGCCCCACCGCTCGGCGAGGCCCTCGATGTCGGGAAGCTCGTCGACGATGCCGGTCGCGGCCAGGATCCGGCGGGCGACGAGGCCGTGGCCGCCCGAGAGGGCGAGGTGGAACCCGTCGTCCTCCTTCCGCACCGCCAGGACACGGCCGTGCAGGACGCTGCCACCGTAGCTGCGGACCTCTTCGCGCCCGATGGCCCGCATCGCCTCGGGCGGGGTGCCCTCACGTCCGAGGTACCCGTGCATGTGCGCCGCCGGCGCGTTCCGCGGCGTGCCGTCGTCGATGACGATGACCGAGCGTCGCTGACGAGCGAGCTGTAGCGCGGCCGCCAACCCGGCCGCTGATCCGCCGATGACGGCGACGTCGCATTTCCGGACGATGCTCTGGTGCGGTGTGTGTTCGGAGGCTTCGTGGGCATGGTCTGTCATACGTCCAGCGTAGGAACACCTGGCGGTATATGACAGACATCTTGCGGAATCCGCAAGATGCCTCGATGCTGGGGAGATGAACGACCGCAGTGAGGTGGAGCGTCTGGCCCGCACACGGCTGCGGAGCATCCGCACCACGCTCGGCTACTCCCTGGACGAACTCGCCCAGCGCAGCAACCTCAGCCCGTCGACGATCAGCCGGGTCGAGACAGGCAAACGGACGCTCAGTCTCGATGTGCTCGTGCCCCTGGCCGGCGCGCTGCAGGTCAGCCTCGACGTCCTGTTCGAGGCAAGCAGCGACGAGGACGTGGTGATCCGTCCCGTTCAGCACCGTTCGGGTTCACGCACGACGTGGCCGCTGAGCCGCGTCGACGGGCGCACCATGGCGGTGAAGGTCCGGTTGGAGCCCGAGGCGACGATGCCGGCCCAGCGGGTCCATCCGGGGTACGACTGGCTCCTGGTGCTCGAGGGCAGGGTCCTGCTGTGGCTCGGCGAACGGCAGATCGAGGTCGAAAAGGGCGAGGCAGCCGAATTCTCGACGATGACGCCACACTCGATGACAGCGCTCGACGCGCCGGCCGAGCTGATCATGATCTTCGATCGCGAGGGGCAGCGCGCGCATCTACACCAGTGAGACCGCGTCGGGACGCCGGCGGGGTCAGATCGCTGGCGTTGCCGAGTGCGACCAGGCCGACCACAGGGCGGCGTAGGCGCCGGTCCAGCTCACCGGCACCGGCGCTGCCCGCTTCGGCGGTCGCCTCGTCGAGCACCACGACGGGCGGGCCGCGCACGAGCAGCCGGGCCAGCGCGAGCTGCTGCGCCTGTGCCGGTGGCAGGGGGCCAGCTTCCTTGTCGAGGAGCTCACGCGTCGCCCAGTCGTCAGCGCCGACCGCCGCCAGGGCCCTGAGGAGGTGTTCGTCGTCGGAGTCCGGCGCGGCGTAGGTGAGGTTGTCGCGCAGGGTGCCGGTGAAGACGGGGCGTCTCCTGCGACACCAGGCCGAAGGGCGAAGATGCTGCCCCGCGCCACGTCGAAGTCCACGCCGCGCAACACCGTCAACTGCCCGAAAGCCTTTCGAGGTCTTGCACG is a window of Micromonospora sp. WMMD961 DNA encoding:
- a CDS encoding XRE family transcriptional regulator, translated to MNDRSEVERLARTRLRSIRTTLGYSLDELAQRSNLSPSTISRVETGKRTLSLDVLVPLAGALQVSLDVLFEASSDEDVVIRPVQHRSGSRTTWPLSRVDGRTMAVKVRLEPEATMPAQRVHPGYDWLLVLEGRVLLWLGERQIEVEKGEAAEFSTMTPHSMTALDAPAELIMIFDREGQRAHLHQ
- a CDS encoding ATP-binding cassette domain-containing protein; translated protein: MRDNLTYAAPDSDDEHLLRALAAVGADDWATRELLDKEAGPLPPAQAQQLALARLLVRGPPVVVLDEATAEAGSAGAGELDRRLRRPVVGLVALGNASDLTPPASRRGLTGVDARAAPRDRRS
- a CDS encoding FAD-dependent oxidoreductase; translated protein: MTDHAHEASEHTPHQSIVRKCDVAVIGGSAAGLAAALQLARQRRSVIVIDDGTPRNAPAAHMHGYLGREGTPPEAMRAIGREEVRSYGGSVLHGRVLAVRKEDDGFHLALSGGHGLVARRILAATGIVDELPDIEGLAERWGAQVFNCPFCHGWEARDLRVVQIVTSPMGLHPTPLMRHLTDRLTVVLHDATGIDPDAVKTLVASGVPVVESAVRRLTDADADGSLVVELADGHSLPADAILTGGRFRPRVEMLAGLGVDTTAHPSGLGDLVAVDPAGRTSVEGVFAAGNLTDPSGQVLQSAANGSWIGAQIAFSLAAEDITAGARPSGVAIEWDSRYGDQERVWSANPNGTLVAEVADLPPGRALDVGAGEGADALWLAERGWQVTASDVSATALDRIRAEAERRGLDVRTLHRDANDPAAYADQTYDLVSLQYGSFQRTPEQRGLRNLLDAVAVGGTLLVVGHDLSWLQQPADPGEQTHMYDPQAYVGIDEIAAAITASGDWRVDVNETRPRPPGAISTHHVSDVVLRAVRLDHHRS